In one Myxocyprinus asiaticus isolate MX2 ecotype Aquarium Trade chromosome 29, UBuf_Myxa_2, whole genome shotgun sequence genomic region, the following are encoded:
- the LOC127419636 gene encoding peptidase inhibitor 16-like, protein MHRNVALQCVRLWVILSLAGGHLTEDQKSTIVNMHNELRSKVQPRAAFMQRVVWDEELRLVAEAYASKCIWNHNPQLILLSIGENLFATTGSFNATKAILDWFGEHVDYDYESNTCPENKMCGHYTQMVWANSNKVGCATYLCDTVEGLVTKSTTVLVCNYFPQGNIEGQRPYESGEPCSKCPDNLPVCEENICVVENMFSSVEPLSEDPEHSTVSPEGPLATEEPTTLPEELTEVYRRMDDTGLERSRSEIHSASAPLLLVVWLLAALIL, encoded by the exons ATGCACCGGAATGTGGCCCTTCAGTGTGTCAGGCTTTGGGTGATTCTCAGTTTAGCAGGCGGTCACCTGACTGAGGATCAGAAATCAACCATCGTCAACATGCACAACGAATTACGATCGAAGGTTCAGCCCAGAGCTGCCTTCATGCAGAGAGTG GTGTGGGACGAGGAACTGCGTTTGGTGGCGGAAGCATACGCATCTAAATGTATCTGGAATCACAACCCTCAACTTATATTGCTTTCTATAGGAGAAAATCTCTTTGCCACCACTGGATCATTTAATGCAACCAAAGCAATTCTTGACTG GTTTGGAGAGCATGTGGATTATGACTATGAAAGCAATACCTGTCCTGAAAACAAAATGTGTGGCCATTACACTCAG ATGGTGTGGGCAAACAGCAATAAAGTTGGCTGCGCTACTTATTTATGTGACACTGTTGAGGGTCTGGTTACTAAAAGTACCACTGTGCTTGTCTGCAATTACTTCCCCCA agGAAATATTGAGGGACAAAGACCATATGAGTCTGGAGAACCATGCTCAAAGTGTCCAGATAACTTACCAGTGTGTGAGGAGAATATCTGTG TGGTTGAAAACATGTTTTCATCTGTGGAGCCGTTGTCTGAGGACCCAGAACATTCGACTGTCTCACCTGAGGGTCCCCTCGCTACAGAGGAGCCCACCACTCTTCCTGAAGAACTCACAGAGGTGTACAGGAGAATGGATGACACAGGTTTGGAAAGATCTAGATCAGAGATACATAGCGCCTCTGCACCTCTGCTGCTGGTCGTCTGGCTGCTGGCAGCTCTTATTTTGTGA